Proteins found in one Halanaerobiales bacterium genomic segment:
- a CDS encoding ABC transporter permease, which yields MLKNFWAKHENLYYALTNKKVIFGLTIVVLVFMLAVFGPMISKYEYDEYAGAGYLPPSSQHFFGTTIDGRDVFTRTVYGLRSTLLVGAIAGTIATLVGCVIGFLAGYYGGTIFDELLMMLTNIFVVIPQLALLIVIAAFLEVRGVVIMAVIVSLTAWPWTARAVRSQTLSLKNEEYVSLSRISAISVGRILREDIAANMFSYVFMVFIQQFNSTMLATVQLEFLGLGPTKGISLGLVMQNAVNWNGIQLGMWWWAIIPGLILAILITALYFINTGLDAAFNPRLREM from the coding sequence ATGTTAAAAAACTTTTGGGCAAAACATGAAAACTTATATTATGCATTAACAAACAAAAAGGTTATATTTGGCCTAACAATAGTTGTTTTAGTATTTATGTTAGCAGTTTTTGGACCTATGATATCAAAATATGAGTATGATGAATATGCAGGAGCAGGATATTTACCTCCATCCAGTCAACATTTTTTTGGAACAACTATTGATGGGAGAGATGTATTTACTAGAACAGTTTATGGTTTACGTTCAACCCTTTTAGTTGGAGCAATAGCCGGTACAATAGCAACTTTAGTCGGTTGTGTAATTGGATTTTTAGCAGGTTATTATGGAGGTACAATTTTTGATGAACTTTTAATGATGCTTACAAATATTTTTGTGGTAATTCCTCAACTGGCTTTGTTGATTGTAATTGCTGCGTTTCTTGAGGTTAGAGGGGTTGTAATTATGGCTGTAATTGTTTCTTTAACTGCATGGCCCTGGACTGCTAGAGCTGTTAGGTCACAGACACTTTCTTTAAAAAATGAAGAATATGTTTCCTTATCAAGAATATCTGCGATAAGTGTTGGTAGAATTCTAAGAGAAGATATTGCAGCAAACATGTTTTCATATGTATTTATGGTATTTATTCAACAGTTTAATAGTACGATGTTGGCCACCGTTCAGCTTGAATTTTTAGGTCTTGGCCCAACTAAAGGAATTTCTCTGGGACTTGTAATGCAGAATGCTGTAAACTGGAATGGAATACAACTTGGTATGTGGTGGTGGGCTATAATACCTGGATTAATACTTGCGATTTTAATTACAGCACTTTATTTTATAAATACAGGCTTAGATGCAGCCTTTAACCCTAGATTAAGGGAGATGTAA